The DNA segment GACACAACATTCCGGTGCAACAACCGGTGAATTAGACGGGGGACTCTTAAAAAAAGGGTACACCACACTGTCTGAAGCATTCGAATTATTCTGCAAGGCGAAAGTTTTGCGAATTGCAGAAAACTTGGACCTCGATTTGCAGGGTTtcccaggagttctcatagctgtgggacacttaaTTGATTccttcttacgtgaaatgaacttaatgtaaagagaattggactctatagcatctttgttggacaaatccaagaGGAATTTCCAAGGCGCCTGCTATAAAAGGGTGCAGTATAgcccaatttccatcatatgaagttcacttcccataagatagagtcaaggaagtgtcccacaactatgagaacgcCTGGCAAACCCTGTATTAGTATCATAAATGGTTGTACAGAAAGCATTGTGTTCAAAATTGCTTCACATACTACATCTCAACCAAAGAAATCAACTAAAAAACTCAAATCAATGTATCAGTCTTCTTTACAAGAATTTACAGCTCCAGAAGAATGGTTCTTCGTAATTCCAATGTTATGTTTAAACCAGTGAAGCCTTCATGTGAAGCCTTGTAATGTGAAACTGAATAAGGATTTATTTTCCTGATTTACTAAACGGATGCACGTGTTTGCAGCGTGCGttaaaatggaaacaaaaaaaaaacatccaagcCGCACTTTAGCTCTTCCGTCGCGCAAAAAGTTTCCCGACCAACCGGGCGCTCAATCCATGGGAAAAACTAATCAGACCAAAACCGAGACCGGAGCCCCATGCCGCCGCACCACATTCGCTTAAAGATTATTTCACGCGAAGCGGACAGATAAATGATGCTTgggctttttgttttatttattttcattccatcGTCCAAACACAACGTGACGTGGAATGCATTTCCTTTGGGAGATTGAGTTCCACAGCAGTACACAAAGCGGAGGGCAAAAAAAATTTGAAGAAGCTCCCTTGGAAAACAAATAGGccttcgcagcagcagcagcagcagcagtgtgtacaaTGTATGCCGCGGCAGCTTACACCAACACATGCCGCACGTTACGCTTGGGCTGCGCTTGGACTCTTCCacaacgggcagcagcagcataaacaCAACGCACAACAGAGCATGTTTAGCATGGGACATAatcgaaagcaacaaaacaacaacggaTGCTACCGAACCTTTGGGCTGCCGACCGATTGGCAACGTGGAGCGAGTCGgtaggaaaataaaacaaagtgGACGACCCCGGGCCAAGCCGCAACGGAACGAAGTAAGCAACGCAGGGTTAAAAACACGAGATGCTGAATGtgaaaaagcataaaatagAATCTCCCGAGAGCGAAAGATGAGAAGCAAGCGCGAAGCAAAACGGCAAAAGACGGGCAACAGAggcgtaccaccaccaccaccacagccaAGCCGCACCGAAAAGgcaaatgaatgaattttaatgaaagCCGCAGCATAAAGCATAAGGAGCATGAAACACACGCGCAAAACTGTGAAAAAGCCGTGCAGCAACGAAGGGAAAAGAAGAATAGCTCCCTCCGCGAATGGATCGCTTGAAGAACTCGACAAAACGATGAGAATTGCTCATAAAAGGGTAAAGGACCGACCGGGACCGGGGTAAGAGGCAGACAGTTTTTGCGCTATTTTGAGCAGCTTTAGCCcgttattttgatatttgtattGAACTGGTGGTGCACGAAGCGATTCGTGACCCGCCGCCGACCGTTGACAGGATGTAAATAAATATCTTTTGCTTATTTCCACCCGACCGGCAGACGTACCGGACTCCCCTCCCCTCAAAACACCGCATTCGAAGTGGTTGTTGCATCGACAAAAGGAAGCCTCTCAAGCAGCAAGAAGACCGCCGAGGCCCGCAAATCCTTGAGCCGTTGGTTTGGAATGTCTTGGTCCCGCGGTGTGTGTCCGTGCGCATTTGTTGTGGTTGCATTTTCTTCTCCGTCCCCCGACAGTTGACGGTTGACGTGCCAGAGAGAGCTCAAAAAGCCTGTGCTGCCTATTAGTGCCGatgtcgccgccgccgccgccgccgtcgcctCATACCGATAATGCTTAAAGCAGTCGAACTACCACGGGCACACTACACAACGACGGGGACGCTGCTACCGAGGGGCCAGGGGAAGGGTGCAATTTTCCCACCAGCCAGAAGAAGATCGAGAATCGCGACAGGAAATGAGTGTTTTAACCTCGTCAAGTGTCGCGCCACCGTCGTCGCTCAGAATTGGTGGTGCGGCGTGATCGAGCCGCAGTGACGAAAGCCCCGGATGGCGGATGGCTTCCGGTGTGTTTAGGGAACCGGTTGGCCTCGCAGAACGGCGGCAGAAGCGTTAAAAATATCGTTCCAGCTATAAAATTGGATTAGGTTCTAAGGCGGTTGCTGGCACAGTCGGGGGAAAGACGCGAACACGCCAATGTGGTTTACCAAGAGAATATTGATGATTTCCAGCAAGAAGCGAGCTTTAAGTACTTCACGCAAAAGATTTTCGATAGTGGCAACACTACCATTTCGTTGATGGCCACGAAAGCAATGCATTAGTTAAGTTCTTTTTAGTTGTTTTAGTATCCTATTCATGTACGAAAGCTATTAAAACCTCATTTAGATCATAGGTGTCGATTCTGATGCTTGTAGGATGTATAATGAGATCCGAAGATTCAGATTAAACAAACCCCCAAACTACCAACAGTGTTTGACATAAATTGTCAAACATGAAATCAATTCTACAAACTTAACATCCAGAATATTAAACAATTCAGTGAAACATCACATCTTCTTAACAAGCAAGGCATTACTGGGACGTTTCCAGGTGCaaatattattcttcttctttggcacaacaacagttgtcggtcaaggcctgcctgtacccactagtgaagtgtgcttggctttcagtgacttattgttaccatagcaggatagtcagtcctacgtatgggggcacggtctattcggggcttgaacccatgatgggcatgttgttaagtcgtacgagttgacgactgtaccacaagaTCGGCAAATATACAAAAGCAATAAATTCTTCTGATGAAAACTGTTTCCTCATATAATATTCAATGATGTTTCCGCTGTTTTTCAATGATACATATAAGCCTTGTAGGATCTCTGTGAAATTTTGAAACCCTAGCAAGATCGACTCTCAAGATCGTATCAATGACCCCTTCCAATCCATAAAGAAGACGACGCAAGGAATCCTACCTGTAGACATCATACTGGGGTGATGACTGTCACATAGATTGATGTTGTTGTGATGATATTAGATTCTCATAGAATTCTCACAATTTTGCCAAGATTATTTCCGCAAACCCCTCAAAGATTTCTTCAAAGCACTAAATGTCTCTTTGATTATCTTTATAGTCTCAATGAGTCATCGGCAAGGACCACATATCCGAGACTTAGATATCAACACTGGTAGTTCCAGTCAGGAATAGCTACCCCATCTAGGTACTAATCTTGTTGAGGTCCTACTCGGTTTGagaaatgtgaaaaaaaaaacagataattAAAGCCTCATGTTAAAGATCAACATCAAACATGGTTCAACATACAGAGAGTAGTGATTGTCAACATATCCATGGTGTTCCAGTAATATCCAGTTGAACTCCATCAATTTGATCTTTTTCTCAGGGGTTTGATATATTGACACTCAGGGGATCTTGTCTTCCTAATGGATCTTGAAGTAAACTCTATTCAACTCGGAGTTTTAGTGTGACTAACGTATGATTTGTAGCATTTTAATGAAGTTACCAGACGCGTGCTCAGAATTGCCTGATGACATTCAAGGATCTTTGGTGCAACTCCCGTCTTTGTCATGTACAAGTATAGCCACTTAGTAATTCACTTGAATGTCAACTGGGGACTTAAAACTCGGACATTACTCACCATCTGCAGGACGCATATTGACAACAGGAAGTGTCGTCTCGTGCACGATCCCATGTCATAGTAGTTTGCACCGCACTAAGCCGATTCAAATCCAAACACTTCCGGATTGGCCCTTCTTGAGCTCGAACGTCGCGACGTTGTTGAAAGGGCGTTTTCGACCACAGGAGAGATGGCGGCGGCTGTGGTTCCTCCCCTTTGAGTGGGGtgccttttcttttccgtAAGCCTCCTTTGAATATGAATCACCACCAGACCAGGACTACTCTTGTGGTGATCTCTAGTCGTGTGCTGTCGTGTCGCTGGGGTGCACTAACACGCATGAATCACTGGGCAGCTTCGCCGGCTTCCTCCTTCGGCGTGGTAGCTCCTCCGCACAACAACCGGGTGTACCCGTTGCACAACACGGCGATCATTTAcctaaccaccaccaccaccctgtcGCTcccaacagcacacaaacagacacacacacacacacaccggcacacacGAACACTTTTGCTACACGGATGGCGCCAATCGAGCCAAATGGCATTTCACGCCAGCGATCGATCGGACTGTTTTGCGGTTGGTGCATTCGTTGCTAAAATTACCATCACTTTTAACTAAGGGAGGACGACACACAggaggaaggaaatgaaacgaaaagaaagaacgaTAGAGACGGAGCGAGACATACtaccacactcacacaccgatTCACTGCCGCAAACCACACACTCGCATTTTTACCCAAGAGTGCGGTGCATTGCTGCATGCAGCAAAAGGTTGCAtttgcaaaaagaaaatgaaaagaaaaaaaaagaagctggCGACAGAGaagaggagagaaaaagaaaacaaaactcgcTCGTTCACGCACTTTGCACGCACACTTTGCACTTTGTGCACTTTTTCAAAGAATCACCTGCGTGCCTCCCCCTCTATGTAAGACCGCAtaaaaacgacacacacattccGACGTTTTCGACAAGTGGCGGGGACgttttgtattctttttttcggtgttttaataaaaaaaaaacagaacaggaccctttttcttttgtttcccTTTACGAAATAAAGCCTCGAAACACACGGgcgaacaacaaaataaacgcaACACGAAAGCTCACCcccactaacacacacacatacgcacacaagCGCAGGGAACGGTATTTACGTACGCACACTACGATCGAGGTTTAACGTGatcgaaagaagaagaaaaaaacaacaattcccCACACAACGGACAAGTGAGCGGAAAGCGAACGAGATAGAACGAGAAAGGGTCGCAGAAGGCGAGAGAGTGTGACACGTTTAACcgcacagcacaaaaaagaaggtaaaATCGATTGGCCGTTTTGCTTGCGGAAACGAGACAAAACACACGCTTAAGCTCACTCACACGCGTCTCGCCTAAAGCGGAGCCACAGCGTCCGGCTTAAGCTTCAGGTGTGTGTGGAGCTCGTATACAAACGGTTCCTAGAACGGTCGCACGCGTACTGGAAGAATGTGTTTGAACATTTAAAAACTGCACACTGGCACTGTTTGAATGTATTCTTGAAGTTGGGCTTTTCAAAAAATCACATGCACTACAAATTTAAACGATTCTGAACTTGTGTGATCCTTTGTGAAATAGCTCgcactctttctctttctctctcctttaCATTCGCACTTAAGGAACGACCACTTTGAAACGCATcttagttatttttttaaatactaaacaGTGGCTTAAAAATGATCAAGCTATTCCGCTGTACCACTTCAAACCAACACGTGTATGGGTACACATACCGGAAAATACGTGAAAGGCAAACCGTCACTCGCACCGGTCCGACACAagaaacgcgcacacacacggcgcGTCCGTACGCGTTGGCTGTTGGAAGtagatttaaattttttgtgtgctgatCTCTCACACCAACCGAAGAGAGCGACGGTTTAGCGCTAGAGCGAGAGTATTTTTGacaaagacagagagagagagaattgaACATGCACAGTGGGAGTTTACGCAAATGTTAGCAGGATAAAACATGCAATCTTTTAGTGTTTTAGTGTCTTAGGAGTATTAATTTCAGTCTTCATAAACAGTCTTCATGTATAAATGAATAGATAAACATGGGTTTCTACTAGCGAAAAATAAGATGATTTAAAACGTCTTGATTATTTCACAGCGACCAATACCCACTATTCATTTTGTCCAACGCGCTCTCACCGTTGCGCTCAGTGTGCAAAGCACGCTCTCGCACTAAATACTTCTCACCCACACTAGCTCAAATCTGCGATGTTGTTCTTGCTTCTCGTTTCGTTGCTTGAGCAAGATCGTGCTCTTTCTTTCCTGCACCGATCCGACTAGTAGAAAGAACCCTAGCCGCAAAATTGAAGATTTCcgacgtcgtgtggacgtcgtgtggacgtccACCCGACGTCCACTCGACGTCCGGTTTAAGAGGTTACTCGACCAAGCGAATTTTTTTAGACGGGTTTTATGGCCAAAATTGTGGCGAATTTCCCAGGGTTGTTGTATCGAATAGGAGccacaaaaaataatttttatggatggcaagaaaaaaatgaatcttgTTCTCCCCCTTACTCCTTCCTGGTCGGTAGTTGCGATCACACCAGCTGTTcatatgatggtggtgggagtGATATCGCTTATCTGCTGTCTTCTTTATCCGTTCTACCAGATCATACGCGTTTTCAGTGACGTCCTTCCCCACCTCCTTCGTTTTCCCAGCAGTTATTGGCGAATGCTTGACCTTGTGTGAGCGCGCTTGACTtggggttattgtttttttccttcccgtttttttggcCGCTGATGCATTGCGCGTTGGCTAGAGCGCCGTCGTTCGAATCTGGATTTGATCAACGCGCAAGTTGTCgtgtggatggaatcgatttaccGTTCGAGCTATTTGCCGGATCGATTGAATGCATGCTTCGTActggttttatgttatttgttaGTGCAGTTAGTTGcgcttgtgcaaaaaaaacaattcaaacaaaagatCATTCAATGCACTAGACCGCCCATGTTAAGCCAACCAATGCTTAGTTAAAGTCAACGGAaggtcaaatattaaaatgagggATATCATTGAACACATATTGtctttccattatttttttctttaataattTACAAACCCTCCAATCTTCTCccacccctccctccctccctctctccatCCGACCGCATATAAGGTTAGGATTTACCCACCATAGTGTACCCTTTTAATTCTAATTACCGGGGTCTACTGTtcggaagagaaaaaggaacgTCTCCCCCGCCTCTCGCTCGATACTGTTATTGAGGAGCGACCCGCCCCGGCATGGCTGACGCATGCATCGCTCGCGTTGCCTGGCTTGCTCCTTCTCTCGCCTTTTTTAGAGACGCATCATCGTTGCGGATGGTGCTGCGCGGCCATGTCGCTGCCTGGAGGATGGCATAGAAAGTTGTGTTCTAGCCCGTCGTTGTCCTGGCGATTGACGTAGGATGCGTAAGTGGCGTTTATGCTGCATGCATAGTCGATAACGCTGCGGCTGCGCTCGGGGATTGGCTGTGGCGACCGGCCCCCGGGAGCCTCAAATGCCGGTGATGCAGCCGGACCTTTCACGCGCAAAGCTGCCCCACGCGTCCCCGCATTTTATGGATGGTTTGGCTGGATTTGGCTGCCCCTCGTTGTCGTGCTAcccgaacacaacacaacaacgtGACCGTCCTGCGTTCAAGCCCCGTTTGATCCTATTGGCCCAGGACTGCCTATCTCGCTAGGGGTAAACCAATTAGTAACAGGTCACGTCAACTCGCTCGACTTAGCAACATGCTcgccatgagttcaagcctcgtATGGACCGTCTATCGTAGCAACGGTTAACTatccggcatgaccgcgtaggtcgttgcgccaagaagaagaaaggagtGGTTGAGGCAGACAGAAAAGCAATGGTTACTGcgtcaaataagaaaaagatgaagaagctTTGTACGATCCGCAGCTCATAAGATTGTTGTGGACAATGTGGACAATACAGAAGGAAGAACATCGATTTTCAAAAAATGCATGTTGTTCCCTTCCTGTATATCCTCCCCGTTCCTGTATGCTCCCTGCAGTTCGCTTCGCTCTCGTCCCCCATTGTTTAGAACCCATCGTCGCTTCGGAACAGTAAACGCTACTACACGCAATCCCCGCTTTCATCTTCTCATCTCACCTCTTCGACTATCACCCTTCCAACTCCTCCGCTTCCTTCCGCTCTTGTTAGCTCCCCATTTATTTACTCCCTTTctccttctttccttcccatCCCTTTTCTTTCGTATTGCTGTTCAATAATGCTAGCATAGTTTAGAATAACAAATGTAAACCGTATTTGCTGTAAGCCTTCAGGCAAACAATAGTGAGGTGCGGgcaggggcggattaaccagAGGCCAAACCAAACTAAGCGCCCGCGTGGGGCCCCGAGGAAAGGATCCAGCGTAATCCTTCTCTGTCGGAACCATCCGTAAACGATGCAGTACCATCTCTCTACTTTCTTTGTTGTACAGATGATCTTGCATCCCCCACATGCTGAGGCCGAGCGCAGCAACTCAAGCCCACATCTTCCCGTacaaattttcttcttctttgacgtAACGAGTAATACTGTGGACCGGGCTGTAACGGCTTCTTTACCTTACTAAAACCACGTTATCGGATAGTCGGCTCTTGATACCTGGAGAATGGTTCGGATGAGAATCGATCTCGTCTGGCCTCGTAGGAACCGGTCTAATCACAGCATGCGTTCAATGAGTCGGGGCGCTGGTCGAAGAGAGCGTCAGAGTGACGATTAAAAGATTGCAGCAGATTGCCGTTTGgtttaaagggtatacaaTATGCGGCATTTAATTGTTGCTCGACCGCAGAAAAAGTATACCAAAATGTGTCCCAAATATactgtgtttgtggttgtgcTAGTCACAAACCGCTTTCCGTACAGTGTGGCACATCAACGTGCACGAATTTGTATAGCATTTGGTGTGCCAGAGCCATTGCTTCTAACAATTTCCCTTTAACTAACTAAAAGATCGTGAGGAAGATGATCGTTCGCAGCCAATGCCAAAGCCACACATGTGAAAAACAAGGACAAAGAAAACTCCCTCATGTGtgagaaagagcagcaacaaccataCCGTTGAATCGATAACATGGAGAGAATGCGACGGGAAATCATCGTTTGTGAGCGAGAGTGAAACAGTAGTCATAACCATAATCTTCCCACCCATAATCAACAACCAtaattcgtgtgtgtgtgttcgccccatacaaatggcataatttttattttcgcttggtCGAAAATCGCGGCGAAAACCCGATTTTGTGGCTGGGGAAAGAATGAATCTGAGGCTGTGCTTTGATACGAAGTGAGCAATTGCTCAGTATGATACAAAATTGTAGTGTgattttgaaatgattttttgtaaatattgtaACGAAAGTAATGATTCATTTaaatcaaacattaaaagaaCAGATTTAGTAGTATTGTACTGGTAAAAGATATTACCGACCCTTCACATTTAAGCATTTGCTCAGTTTTCTAATTTTGCGCGGACACTAGAGCACGCAACCACTTGTTGATTGGATGACGGTAAATCCAAAGTCCTGTATTGCTATTAGGCAATGTTTAATCTATCGAAACCTGAATATTGAAACATCCGACAAGTTCAGTCATCACaagaaattcaaattcaaaccgCCGATTTGGACCGTTAGCTTAATTGCTCAATTTGAGCAACAAAATTGGAGCCGGTGCGATAGAAGAGCGGTTCTATggcaaaataatgttttaatcCGAGCGCGTCTTCTATCTTCCAATAACCCTGTACATACTGGTTAATCATGTGCCGTTCGCAACTTCTAGCAGAACATCATTTTAATCAGCACGATCAGTCGCTCGTAGAAGATGATCCTCAGCAGGGTGAATCTCATCTAATCTGTGTGTTTAggtgtttttgctgttgtttggaaCGGATTCGAGTGACAAAATAGATTTCTATATTCCTAAAAGTCCTAAATGAGAACAATTAGAATaagtataaagtataaagCAAAACACGTGTAGAAAAAACAACTGTACTTATTCTACAACTCATTGTACAACTCATTAGTGAAAAACTGGCAATACTTCGCCCTTGACATTGCTTATCTGACCCACCGACCACAACCAGCCCGAAAAGAGCACCAAAAAAAGTCCCACTTCATAATGAAGTACCATCCAAAATTCCGCCGTTTCATCGTGTGTTTGCTGACAACTATTAGCTTAGTTAATGGTGCGAAGAATCCACGAGTGGTAGTAATTGGTGCCGGCGCGGCAGGTCTCGCAACTGCCAGCCGCCTCCATCAAGGTGGAATAACGAACGTCACAATACTGGAAGCATCCCAGCGTGTTGGTGGCCGCATCCGTACGACTCCATTCGGTGCTGGAATCGTAGAGCTCGGCGCCCAGTGGTGCCACGGAGAGAAGGGTAATGTCGTGTACGAGCTGGCATCCGCTTATCCCGACCTGCTCAAAGCTTCCATCATCGTCGAGGACGCTGCGCTGATACAGTCGAATGGTGTGCGAATCGATGACGAACTTGTCGAAAAAGTATCATCACTGGCCGAGCAGATCAGCGAGTCGGAAGACCGCATGTCGTACGCGGGCAGTCTGGGTGACTTCTTCACCGAAACATACTGGCAGCGATTGCAAACAGATGCTGGCTTTAGCGATGTGAGCCACGAATTGGCGGAACAGTTCCTGGTGTACTTCCACAACAGAGGGCGAGGGGACTCAGCATACGATTCCTGGTACGATGTAGCTGCGAACGAAACGGACAGCTATCAGGAAACGGAAGGCAATCAGGCGCTCGCATGGAACAGCAGAACAGGATACTCCACCATACTTGATATTGTGTCGGTAATGTATCACTATCAAAAGAGATCAAAAGTTCATATTTCAAACGCttattgttcttttcaattgaTAGGGAAATTAcccggcagcagcaaacagcacAAATCCAACAAAAGTGCCATTAAGTGAGCTCATTGTATTTGGAAAATATGTTTCCAACATACAGTGGGATGGAGTGCATACAAATAACGTCCTCATTACCACCGAAGATGGCTCTCAGTACAAAGCCGACCATGTTGTTGTGACCGTGTCGTTGGGTGTTCTAAAGGAAAACTCAGCCACAATGTTCACGCCGGCACTACCCACCGTCAATCAGCAGGCCATCGAGGGACTTAATTTTGGAACGGTCAACAAAATATTCACCCTGTACAATGCCCCTCTCCCAGAAGGAATGGCCAACAGCGtatttcttctttggcacaaacCCGATCTCGATGCCTTAAGGCGTTCCAAGTACGCATGGGCTGAAGCGGTGGCAGCCTTTTTCCGCGTAGATCATCAGCCGAACGTGCTGGGTGCTTGGTTAAATGGAATCGAGGGACGACAAGCGGAACTGCTGCCGGATGAAGTCGTCCAGGAAGGTTTAGCACATCTGCTGGAAATTTTCTTACCGAAGCTCAACTTTAGTCATGTGCAAAGCATAATCAGGTAAGTGTGCATTAAACTTCCCCCAAAAAGATTCTCATCACACTACAAAAATGAACATGCTTCTTTTTCCACAGATCAAAATGGTCATCCGATCGACTCTTCCGCGGATCTTACTCTAGTCGA comes from the Anopheles coluzzii chromosome 2, AcolN3, whole genome shotgun sequence genome and includes:
- the LOC120947595 gene encoding spermine oxidase-like, producing the protein MKYHPKFRRFIVCLLTTISLVNGAKNPRVVVIGAGAAGLATASRLHQGGITNVTILEASQRVGGRIRTTPFGAGIVELGAQWCHGEKGNVVYELASAYPDLLKASIIVEDAALIQSNGVRIDDELVEKVSSLAEQISESEDRMSYAGSLGDFFTETYWQRLQTDAGFSDVSHELAEQFLVYFHNRGRGDSAYDSWYDVAANETDSYQETEGNQALAWNSRTGYSTILDIVSGNYPAAANSTNPTKVPLSELIVFGKYVSNIQWDGVHTNNVLITTEDGSQYKADHVVVTVSLGVLKENSATMFTPALPTVNQQAIEGLNFGTVNKIFTLYNAPLPEGMANSVFLLWHKPDLDALRRSKYAWAEAVAAFFRVDHQPNVLGAWLNGIEGRQAELLPDEVVQEGLAHLLEIFLPKLNFSHVQSIIRSKWSSDRLFRGSYSSRSTLTETLGTGAQYLGSYLANKDGTPVVMFAGEATNRFHFSTVHGAIESGFREADRVFDIYNGSN